Proteins encoded in a region of the Elaeis guineensis isolate ETL-2024a chromosome 7, EG11, whole genome shotgun sequence genome:
- the LOC140859182 gene encoding putative germin-like protein 2-1, producing the protein MAAHFLFLALLALASSHAIASDPSQLQDFCVADRKSDVFVNGFVCKDPKMAKPEDFFFSGLDKPGDTGNKLGSNVTQVNVNQIPGLNTLGISLARLDFAPYGLNPPHIHPRGTEILVVLEGTLYVGFVTSNPNQLFTKVLNKGDVFVFPQGLIHFQFNYGKTNAVAIAGLSSQNPGVITIANAVFGAKPPISDYVLAKAFQLDKKTVDWLQAQFWMDNNN; encoded by the exons ATGGCTGCCCATTTTCTCTTCCTTGCCCTCCTTGCTCTGGCTTCATCTCACGCCATTGCTTCTGATCCTAGTCAACTCCAAGACTTCTGTGTTGCTGATCGTAAATCAGATG TGTTCGTGAATGGGTTTGTCTGCAAGGACCCGAAGATGGCCAAACCCGAAGATTTCTTCTTCTCTGGCCTTGACAAGCCCGGTGACACAGGAAACAAATTGGGGTCTAATGTGACTCAAGTCAATGTGAACCAAATTCCTGGGCTCAACACCCTTGGCATCTCGCTAGCTCGCCTAGACTTTGCACCCTATGGTCTCAACCCTCCTCACATCCACCCAAGGGGAACTGAGATCCTTGTAGTGTTGGAAGGCACGCTCTACGTCGGCTTTGTCACATCTAACCCCAACCAgcttttcactaaggtccttaACAAGGGTGATGTGTTCGTATTTCCTCAAGGTCTCATCCATTTCCAATTCAACTACGGGAAGACAAATGCTGTTGCTATTGCCGGTCTCAGCAGCCAGAACCCTGGCGTCATCACCATAGCCAATGCAGTCTTTGGAGCGAAGCCACCAATCTCCGATTATGTTCTTGCCAAGGCCTTCCAATTGGACAAGAAGACTGTAGATTGGCTCCAAGCCCAATTCTGGATGGACAACAACAACTAG
- the LOC140859227 gene encoding putative germin-like protein 2-1, giving the protein MAAHFLFLALLTLASSHAIASDPSQLQDFCVADLNSDVFVNGFVCKGRKQAKAEDFFFSGLDKASDTGNKPGSNVTLIAVNQIPGLNTLGISLARLDFAPNGLIPPHTHPRATEILTVLEGTLYVGFVTSNPNNQLFTKVLNKGDVFVFPQGLIHFQFNYGKTNAVALSGLSSQNPGVILVPNAVFGAKPPISDDVLAKAFQLDKKTVDWLQAQF; this is encoded by the exons ATGGCTGCCCATTTCCTCTTCCTTGCTCTCCTTACTCTGGCTTCATCTCATGCCATTGCTTCTGATCCTAGCCAACTCCAAGACTTCTGCGTCGCTGATCTTAACTCAGATG TGTTTGTAAATGGGTTTGTCTGTAAGGGCCGGAAGCAGGCCAAAGCCGAAGATTTCTTCTTCTCTGGACTTGACAAGGCCAGTGACACAGGAAACAAACCTGGGTCTAATGTGACTCTAATCGCTGTGAACCAAATTCCCGGGCTCAACACCCTTGGCATCTCACTAGCTCGTCTAGACTTTGCACCCAACGGTCTCATCCCTCCTCACACCCATCCACGGGCTACTGAGATCCTTACGGTGTTGGAAGGCACACTCTATGTCGGCTTCGTAACATCCAACCCCAACAACCAGCTCTTCACTAAGGTCCTTAACAAGGGTGATGTGTTCGTATTTCCTCAAGGTCTCATCCACTTCCAATTCAACTATGGGAAGACCAATGCTGTTGCCCTTTCTGGTCTAAGCAGCCAGAACCCCGGTGTGATCCTCGTACCCAATGCAGTCTTTGGAGCGAAGCCACCCATCTCTGATGATGTTCTTGCCAAGGCCTTTCAGTTGGATAAGAAGACTGTAGATTGGCTCCAGGCCCAATTCTAG
- the LOC140859494 gene encoding putative germin-like protein 2-1: MAAHFLFLVLLALASSHAIASDPSQLQDFCVADLHSDVFVNGFFCKDPKMAKAEDFFFSGLDKPRDTGNKLGSNVTLVDVNKLAGLNTLGISLARLDFAPYGLNPPHTHPRGTEILVVLEGTLYVGFVTSNPNNQLFTKVLHEGDVFVFPQGLIHFQFNNGKTSAVAFSGLSSQNPGVITIANAVFGAKPPISDEVLAKAFQLDKKTVDWLQAQFWMDNNN; this comes from the exons ATGGCTGCCCATTTCCTCTTCCTTGTACTCCTTGCTCTGGCTTCATCTCATGCCATTGCTTCTGATCCTAGCCAGCTCCAAGACTTCTGCGTCGCTGATCTTCACTCAGATG TGTTTGTGAATGGGTTTTTCTGCAAGGACCCCAAGATGGCCAAAGCCGAAGATTTCTTCTTCTCTGGACTCGACAAGCCCCGTGACACAGGAAACAAGCTTGGGTCCAATGTGACTCTAGTCGATGTGAACAAACTTGCTGGGCTCAACACCCTTGGCATCTCGCTTGCTCGCCTAGACTTTGCACCCTATGGTCTCAACCCTCCTCACACCCATCCAAGGGGAACTGAGATCCTTGTAGTGTTGGAAGGCACGCTCTACGTCGGCTTCGTAACATCTAACCCCAACAACCAGCTCTTCACTAAGGTCCTTCATGAGGGTGATGTGTTCGTATTTCCTCAAGGCCTCATCCACTTCCAGTTCAACAATGGGAAGACCAGCGCCGTTGCCTTTTCTGGTCTGAGCAGCCAGAACCCTGGTGTGATCACCATAGCCAATGCGGTCTTTGGAGCGAAGCCACCCATCTCTGATGAAGTTCTTGCCAAGGCCTTCCAACTGGACAAAAAGACCGTGGATTGGCTCCAGGCTCAATTCTGGATGGACAACAACAACTAG